From Candidatus Zixiibacteriota bacterium:
TACTTGATCGAAACCAATGACAGCCATACTCCCAGAAACGGCCCGCAAACCGAACCGCCCAGCGCCAGCAGAATCGCTCTCCGGTTGCTGAATTTCTCGGCAACCTCCTTTGTGTCTCCCCTTAAGAATCCAAACAGCCAGATTGCAATCGCCGCTGAAATCATCCTGATAAAAGTTGCCTGAAGCGGCTGGATATTCTGCCCCATCCCGATTTTGGCCAGCACCAGACCGATCGCCTGCCCGGTTGCCCCACCGACCGCCAGAGAGATTCCCAGCCATCTTTTCCTTCTATCAGAGGGTTTGCTTTCGACTCCATTGGCATTTCGCTCGGCGCTTACCCAGGCCACGCCTGATATCGTGACAACAATCCCCAGAATCGCCATTGCACTCAGGGTTTCGCCCAGCATCCCCCACGCCACCAGTGCCGTGATTATCGGTGAGACCGAAAAGATCAGAAGGGTCAGCCTGGTCCCAATTGTTACAAAGGCACGGAACAGAAATAAATCACCTATGGAAAGACCAATAATGCCGCTCAAAATAAGGTAGTAATATGACTTGGCCTCAGTTTCCGCCGGAAAAAGATGCCCCGTAGCGATAAGCAGGGTTGTTGCCAGCAAGACTGAGGCGAATAAAATGCGAAACTTGTTAACCCAGTATGCCCCGATACGGCGGCTGGCCGAGGTGAAAAAAAGAGAGGTAAACGACCAGAGAAAGGCAGTCGATAAGGCGGCTAATTCTCCTACAAAAGGCATGGGGGAATATAATCGAGAACCGAAACGAAAGAAAGAAATTCCCGCCGCAAACCGGCCCAATTCAGGCAATTGTCCCCCGCCTCAAATGTTGACTTTCAAAACGATTTTGGCTATTATCATCGGATAAAAGATAACCGATTTCCGGAGCCATGCCATGAGGTTGTCCATCCTTGTTTTTTCCCTGCTTTTATTAACCGGAACTATTTTTGCCGGGGTGCCCGATTCATCCGCCGTTCCGCCCGATACCTCCTCGATCCCCGCTTCCGATACCATTTCATCGGCCGCCACTAAGACGTCCTCGGCCGATTTTGAATATCCTATGTCGCCCGATAGAAAAGCCAAACTGATTTCTTATTCGAAATTTGTCAACGGTTGGCGGTTCATATCATTTTTCGTCAGCATTGCTATTCTTATTATCGTCCTGTATACCGGCCTTTCGGCCCGATTCCGGAAATGGGCCTTGGGCATCACCCAAAAGCAATTCCTGGTTTACCTTCTCTATTTTATTTTCTTCCTGCTCTTCATGACCCTCATCAATTTCCCCGTTGATTATTACCGCAATTTTGTGGTCGAGCATGATTATGGATTCTCCAATCAAACCTTCGGCCAGTGGATGGGCGATAATCTCAAAACCTTCGCCGTAATATTTATCTTCGGATTTTTCATTTTCCTGATCCTGTACTGGCTGATAAACCGTTTCAAGAAATGGTGGCTCTATTTCGCAATCGGCATCATACCTTTCATGGTTCTGGTCATAGTCATTTTCCCGGTACTTGTCGCGCCGATTTTCAACAAGTTCGAACCGATTAAGAACCAGGAACTGAAGACTGAAATGATCGCCCTGGCCAGCCGGGCAGGCATCACCAATCCCGACATATATGAAGTTGATGCATCCAAGCAGTCTTCCAAGGTGAACGCCTATTTCACCGGCATGTTCGGCACCAAAAGGATCGTATTGTATGACACCTCCATCAAGAACTTCAGTGTCAATGAACTGAAATTCATCATGGGTCATGAAATTGGGCACTATCTGAAAAACCACATTTGGTACGGATTGTTTATCGCGGTTGTGATAATGTTTTTGATGGGGTATCTGATTGACAAATTGCTGCCTCGTTTTATCAGCCGCCAGAGCCGTCGCCTGGGATTCACCCACCTGGGGGATATGGCCAGCCTGCCGCTCATCCTGCTTTTCGTTACCATTTTCAGTTTTATAACTCAGCCGATTGAGAATGGCGCCAGCCGCTACTTTGAATATCAGTCCGACCAATATGGTCTGGAAATATCGGGAGTGACCGGTGATGAGGCGGTCACCGCTTTCGATAAACTCTCGGTGGCCAATCTTTCCGACCCGGAGCCGCCGGCTCTGATTGAATTCTGGTTCTATGACCACCCGGCGCTGAAAAAAAGAATGGAAAACGCCCGGATGCTGTACCGTCGAACGCACCCGGGTGTATAACCTGATATGAAATTATCATTTGATAGGAATTAACGGAGGAAAAGATATGCGTCAAATAAGTACCAAAGTCATTATCGACGCCGTTCGGAAACTGTCGATCGATGCTTCTTACGATCTGGGCCAGGATGTGGTCACGGCGATCAAGAACGCGAAAGAGGTCGAGGAATCGCCGGTGGCGCGGGGGATTCTGGATCAGGTTCTCGAAAATGCCAGAATCGCTCATGACGAGACAGCGCCGATGTGCCAGGATACCGGCTTCGCGGTTCTCTTTGTGGAGCTGGGCCAGCAGGTCGAAATTGTCGACGGCGATTTTTATGAAGCCTTGCATGAGGGTGTCAGGCGGGGATACAAAGACGGGTATCTGCGCAAATCGATCGTCAGCGATCCGCTCGAACGGAGAAACACCGGTGATAACACCCCGGCCGTCATCCATACCGACATTGTCCCCGGCGACAAACTGAAAATCATCATTGCCCCCAAAGGGGGCGGCTCGGAGAACATGTCCGAGGTGAAAATGATGAAACCATCGGATGGCATTCAGGGGGTCAAAGATTTTGTGATTGACCGCGTGCGCCGCTCCGGCGGCAACCCCTGTCCGCCGATTATTGTCGGCGTTGCTATTGGCGGTACTTTCGAGAAATGCGCCTATCTGGCCAAGAAAGCCCTCCTGCGCGAAATCGGCAATCGCCACCCCAACAAATTCTACGCCGATCTCGAAATCGAACTGCTCGATAAAATCAACAAGCTCGGTATCGGCCCGCAGGGACTGGGCGGCACCACTACTGCACTTGATGTGCATATTGAGGTGTTCCCCTGCCATATCGCCAGCCTTCCGGCGGCGGTCAATGTGCAGTGCCACGCCGCCCGGCATAAAGAGATTGTCCTTTAAAAGAAAATAATAACCGGAGATAAATGCCATGGCCAATAAGAAACATATCAGCACCCCCCTTACCGATACGGTCGTCGCTGATCTCAAAATCGGTGATGAGGTTTTGATAACCGGGGTGATCTATACGGCCCGCGATGCCGCCCATAAGAAACTGGTGGACCTGATCGATAAGGGCGAGAAGCTCCCCTTCGATCCAAAGGGTCAAATCGTCTATTTTGCCGGCCCCAGCCCGACCAAGCCGGGGCAGGTGGTCGGCTCGATTGGCCCGACAACCTCATACCGCATGAATGCCTACTCCCCGCGGATGATCGAGGTCGGCCTTAAAGGGATGATCGGCAAGGGGGAAATGGGACCGGAAGTGGTCGCAAAAATGAAAGAGAAGAGAGCGGTCTATTTCGCCGCGGTCGGTGGAGCGGCGGCGCTGATAGCCAAATCGGTCACCGGAAATGAACTGATTGCTTACGAAGAGCTGGGCGCCGAGGCGATTCGCAAGTTGACGGTCAAAGAATTTCCCGCGATCGTTGCGCTAGACTGCCACGGCGGAAATATTTTCAAAGAGGGCGTCGCCAAGTATGAAAAGAAGTAAAGCCGCAATTATTTGATATTTCGTAGGGGTTGACTTGTATGGCGACCCTTTTTCTTCTTGTTCCTGTCTTTCGGCGGAATATGACCCGGTGCGTCTGCTAACAACGGGAATGATGTCGCTTCACACGCCTGATAAATTTAGCGAAAGAACCGACACAATATTGAAATATTGCTTGCCTGTTTGAATCCACA
This genomic window contains:
- a CDS encoding DMT family transporter: MPELGRFAAGISFFRFGSRLYSPMPFVGELAALSTAFLWSFTSLFFTSASRRIGAYWVNKFRILFASVLLATTLLIATGHLFPAETEAKSYYYLILSGIIGLSIGDLFLFRAFVTIGTRLTLLIFSVSPIITALVAWGMLGETLSAMAILGIVVTISGVAWVSAERNANGVESKPSDRRKRWLGISLAVGGATGQAIGLVLAKIGMGQNIQPLQATFIRMISAAIAIWLFGFLRGDTKEVAEKFSNRRAILLALGGSVCGPFLGVWLSLVSIKYTETGIAAAIMAIVPVMVIPLVVLFYKEKVSWRAVIGAVIAVGGVFLLFLAT
- a CDS encoding M48 family metallopeptidase, which translates into the protein MRLSILVFSLLLLTGTIFAGVPDSSAVPPDTSSIPASDTISSAATKTSSADFEYPMSPDRKAKLISYSKFVNGWRFISFFVSIAILIIVLYTGLSARFRKWALGITQKQFLVYLLYFIFFLLFMTLINFPVDYYRNFVVEHDYGFSNQTFGQWMGDNLKTFAVIFIFGFFIFLILYWLINRFKKWWLYFAIGIIPFMVLVIVIFPVLVAPIFNKFEPIKNQELKTEMIALASRAGITNPDIYEVDASKQSSKVNAYFTGMFGTKRIVLYDTSIKNFSVNELKFIMGHEIGHYLKNHIWYGLFIAVVIMFLMGYLIDKLLPRFISRQSRRLGFTHLGDMASLPLILLFVTIFSFITQPIENGASRYFEYQSDQYGLEISGVTGDEAVTAFDKLSVANLSDPEPPALIEFWFYDHPALKKRMENARMLYRRTHPGV
- a CDS encoding fumarate hydratase, encoding MRQISTKVIIDAVRKLSIDASYDLGQDVVTAIKNAKEVEESPVARGILDQVLENARIAHDETAPMCQDTGFAVLFVELGQQVEIVDGDFYEALHEGVRRGYKDGYLRKSIVSDPLERRNTGDNTPAVIHTDIVPGDKLKIIIAPKGGGSENMSEVKMMKPSDGIQGVKDFVIDRVRRSGGNPCPPIIVGVAIGGTFEKCAYLAKKALLREIGNRHPNKFYADLEIELLDKINKLGIGPQGLGGTTTALDVHIEVFPCHIASLPAAVNVQCHAARHKEIVL
- a CDS encoding Fe-S-containing hydro-lyase, with product MANKKHISTPLTDTVVADLKIGDEVLITGVIYTARDAAHKKLVDLIDKGEKLPFDPKGQIVYFAGPSPTKPGQVVGSIGPTTSYRMNAYSPRMIEVGLKGMIGKGEMGPEVVAKMKEKRAVYFAAVGGAAALIAKSVTGNELIAYEELGAEAIRKLTVKEFPAIVALDCHGGNIFKEGVAKYEKK